One window from the genome of Cervus elaphus chromosome 8, mCerEla1.1, whole genome shotgun sequence encodes:
- the C1QB gene encoding complement C1q subcomponent subunit B: protein MKTPQGSVSVLLLLLLLNLLRVSRAQSSCIGPSIPGIPGIPGKPGPDGKPGTPGTKGEQGLPGLVRHLNENGEKGDPGFPGMPGKVGPKGPVGPKGVPGPPGARGPKGESGDYRATQKIAFSASRTINHHLKSGQPIRFDHVITNANENYQARTSKFTCKVPGLYFFTYHASSRGQLCVDIMRGREAPQKVVTFCDYVQNTFQVTTGSIVLKLEKEETVFLQATDKNALVGIDGANSIFSGFLLFPDAEA from the exons ATGAAGACCCCTCAGGGCAGCGTTtcggtgctgctgctgctgctgcttctgaatCTGCTCCGTGTCTCCCGGGCCCAGAGCAGCTGCATCGGGCCGTCCATCCCTGGCATCCCAGGCATTCCCGGGAAACCAGGCCCTGACGGCAAGCCTGGGACTCCAGGGACAAAGGGAGAGCAAG GGCTTCCAGGGCTAGTTAGACACCTCAACGAGAATGGCGAGAAGGGGGACCCAGGGTTTCCTGGGATGCCAGGAAAAGTCGGCCCCAAGGGCCCCGTTGGGCCCAAGGGTGTCCCAGGGCCTCCTGGAGCCCGCGGCCCCAAGGGTGAATCAGGAGACTACAGGGCCACGCAGAAAATTGCCTTCTCGGCCTCACGCACCATCAACCACCACCTGAAATCAGGCCAGCCCATCCGCTTCGACCATGTGATCACCAATGCCAATGAAAACTACCAGGCTCGGACCAGCAAGTTCACATGCAAGGTGCCCGGGCTCTACTTCTTCACCTACCACGCCAGCTCCCGAGGGCAGCTGTGCGTGGACATCATGCGAGGCCGGGAGGCGCCCCAGAAGGTGGTCACTTTCTGCGACTACGTCCAGAACACCTTCCAGGTCACCACGGGCAGCATTGTGCTcaagctggagaaggaagagaccGTCTTCCTGCAGGCCACCGACAAGAACGCCCTGGTGGGCATCGACGGCGCCAACAGCATCTTCTCCGGCTTCCTGCTCTTCCCTGACGCAGAGGCATGA